AATGTAGATTGCACGGTTCGTGCCAGCCAGCGATAAAAATGCATAAACGACTTACTACAACGAAATTTCAACAACTTAAAACCTGTCGCCATTCACTTTATTTGCATAAAAAGTGAATAAATAGAGATCCAATTGCGGTGGAGAGCGAGTAAAGTCGCCTGTTTATGCAATTAGAAATTTTAATTATAGAACTGTGATCATCAGCGAAATTAATTTACATCCTGCGCCCTGTTTTAGTGCGTTTCGCCCTAAATAAGGGCGTGTATTGCGCCAATGCGCATCGGCGGCGGCAATATCAATAAGTGGCGGTGGTTAAATGTAAATTCTGCTAACATCTCTGCATCTTTCACTCTGCTAAATGGCTGCGACTATGAAATTCGTCTCTTTTAATATCAATGGCCTGCGCGCCCGCCCTCACCAGCTTGAAGCGCTGGTTGAGCAACATCAGCCGGACGTCATCGGCCTGCAGGAGACCAAAGTCCACGACGATATGTTTCCGCTCGAAGATGTCGCACGGCTGGGTTACAACGTTTTTTATCACGGACAGAAAGGCCACTACGGCGTGGCGTTGCTGACCAAAGAGACGCCGATTTCCGTGCGCCGCGGCTGGCCGAACGACGGCGAAGAAGCGCAGCGCCGCATTATCATGGCGGAGATCCCCTCGCCTATCGGCGATATCACGGTGATTAACGGCTATTTCCCGCAGGGCGAGAGCCGCGACCACCCGCTGAAATTCCCGGCGAAAGAGAAGTTCTACCAGGATTTGCAAACCTATCTCGATACAGAACTCGATAAAACAAAACCGGTGTTGATCATGGGTGATATGAACATCAGCCCGACAGATCTTGATATCGGTATTGGTGAAGAGAACCGCAAACGCTGGCTGCGCACCGGCAAATGCTCTTTCCTGCCGGAAGAGCGCGAATGGATGGAGCGCCTGAAAGGCTGGGGGCTGGTGGATACCTTCCGCGAAGCTAATCCGGAAACGCAGGATCGCTTCTCGTGGTTTGATTACCGCTCAAAAGGTTTCGATGATAACCGCGGACTGCGTATCGACCTGCTGCTGGCAAGCCAACCGCTGGCAGAGCGCTGCATTGAAACCGGTATTGATTACGACATTCGCGGCATGGAAAAACCGTCCGACCACGCACCGGTGTGGGCCAAATTTAAGGTCTGACGGATGACGCCCGCGCCTTCTCCGTGGGGTTGTGCAACCTGGCTGGCGGATATGCTGCAACACCGCCCGGTCAAGGCTACCCCGGAGGGCGAATGGCGGCTGCTGGAGGTGGGATGTGACGCTGAACATATCTATCGCGCCGGGCATATTCCCGGCGCGGATTATATCGACACCCGCGAAGTAGAAAGCCTGCCGCTGTGGAATGTGCTCAAGCCAGCACAATTACGCCCGGTTCTGCTAAATCATGGCCTGCGAGCTGATAGTACCGTCATCCTTTACGGCCGCGGCAATTATGCGGCGGAACGGATGGCACATATTTTGTTATATGCCGGGATCAGGGATGTTCGCTTACTGGATGGCGGCTGGCAGAGCTGGCTGCGCGCCGGTTTAGCCTGGCAAACCGGTGCAGCGGCGGGCATAACCCCGTCATCGGATTTCGGCGTGAGTGTCCCGGCACAACCTCAGCTACTGCTCACTATGGCGCAAACCCAAAAGCGTTTAGCGCAGCCCGGTACGTTGCTGGTCAGTATCCGCAGTTGGCCTGAGTTTAGCGGTCAGACAAGCGGCTACGACTATATCGCCGCAGCCGGTGATATACCCGGCGCCCGCTGGGGGCAGGCAGCAGGCGACAGCCAGTTGATTACCAATTTTCACAATGCAGACGGCACGGTGCGCAACCCATCAGAGATCGCCGCGCTCTGGCAACAACAGCGCATCACTGGCGATAATCCGGTAATTTTTTATTGCGGTACCGGCTGGCGCGCCTCGTTTGCCTTTTTTATTGCCCGTGCGCTCGGCTGGGCGGATATCGCCGTGTATGATGGCGGCTGGTTCGAATGGAGCCAGCATACAAACGGAACGCAGTAATGACTCTTCTAAAAACCCTGGATGTCGTGGCCGCTATCATTGAGCGCGACGGCAAAATTTTACTGGCACAGCGCCCCGACCATGCCGATCAGGCCGGTCTGTGGGAATTTGCCGGTGGCAAGGTTGAAGCCGGGGAAACACAACCACAGGCGCTAACGCGCGAGTTGCGCGAAGAGTTGGGTATTGATGCTGTACCTGCGCGCTATGTTGCCAGCCATCAGCGGGAGGTTTCCGGGCGGCTGATTCATTTGCACGCCTGGCATGTGGAGAATTTTAGCGGTGAACCAGTACGCCACTATCACCGGGAGTTGTTGTGGTGCTTACCCGCCGAAGCGCTGACACTGCCGCTGGCTCCGGCGGATATTCCGCTGCTGGAAGCGTTTATGGCTTCACGCGCCGCCACACCAGCGGGTTAGTGGAAATGGTTTTCTCATCGCGCTGGCATTGTAATAACACGCCCTCGGTTTTGATAACCGCCCCTTCGCTGTAGTTTTGATTACCGTATACGCAGCATTGCATGCAGGGCTGCGTGGTCTGCGTCTGCCCACCGGAGCTGAACACTCCCGGCGGCACATTCACCTCGATTCCCGGCGACGGTAAACGTTCAGCCAGCACGCTGGTTGACGCAGCAACCAGTAACGCTGCTGCTATCCACTTAATTCGGGCCATAACTTGTCCTTTTTGATTGACGCCACTCATTACTATAACGGATCTCTGCGTCAGGACTTTAATTTCGCCGATCATCGTTTTTAGTTATGACATGTTGCCAATTATTAATTTGCCTGGTGTGCGGCTTTTTCCCTTGCAGCATGCAACCTTGCAAATGTTATAGTCCAAAAGTGCCTGCTTTTTGCGCACCACCATCACAACAAATTCACCACAACAATAAGAGATACTTATATCTATGGATCAGACGCACTCTCTTGCATCATTTCTCCAGTATGTCGAACAGCGCGACCCGCACCAGCCGGAGTACTCTCAGGCCGTTCGTGAAGTGATGACCACCCTCTGGCCCTTCCTTGAAGCTCACCCGCGTTACCGCCAGATGTCGTTACTCGAACGCCTCGTTGAACCGGAGCGCGTGATTCAGTTTCGCGTCGCCTGGGTTGATGACCGCAATCAGGTGCAGGTTAACCGCGCCTGGCGCGTACAGTTCAGTTCGGCCATTGGACCCTACAAAGGTGGCATGCGTTTTCACCCGTCGGTGAATTTATCGATCCTCAAATTCCTCGGCTTCGAACAAACGTTCAAAAATGCGCTCACTACCCTGCCGATGGGCGGTGGCAAAGGCGGCAGTGATTTCGATCCAAAAGGCAAAAGCGATGGCGAAGTGATGCGCTTCTGCCAGGCGCTGATAAGCGAACTGTATCGCCATCTTGGCGCGGATACTGATGTGCCCGCCGGGGATATTGGCGTCGGCGCGCGCGAAGTCGGTTTTATGGCCGGGATGATGAAAAAGCTCTCTAACAATACCGCCTGCGTGTTTACCGGGAAGGGGCTGTCGTTTGGCGGCAGTCTGATCCGCCCGGAAGCGACCGGTTACGGCCTGGTCTATTTCACCGAAGCGATGCTCAAGCGTCACGGTCTTAGCTTTGAAGGGATGCGCGTGGCGGTTTCCGGCTCTGGCAACGTGGCGCAATACGCGATTGAAAAAGCGATGGCCTTCGGTGCACGGGTGATCACTGCGTCGGATTCTGCCGGTACCGTGGTGGATGAAGCCGGGTTTGACCGTGAAAAACTCGCCCGCCTGTGCGAGATCAAAGCCAGCCGTGATGGCCGCATCGCGGATTACGCGCGTGAATTTGATCTGACTTACCTCGAAGGCAAGCAGCCGTGGTCAGTGCCAGTCGACATCGCGCTGCCGTGTGCCACGCAAAACGAGCTGGATATAGACGCCGCACACGCGTTGATTGCCAACGGTGTAAAAGCGGTGGCAGAAGGCGCAAATATGCCCACCACCATTGATGCCACTGAACTGTTCCTCGAGGCGGGGGTGCTGTTCGCACCGGGGAAAGCCGCGAATGCAGGCGGTGTTGCTACCTCCGGTCTGGAGATGGCGCAGAATGCCGCGCGTATGGGCTGGAAAGCGGAAAAAGTGGATGCGCGCCTGCACCACATCATGCTGGATATTCACCAGGCTTGCGTTGAGTACGGCGGCGAAGGCAAACAGACGCACTATGTGCGCGGTGCCAACATCGCGGGCTTCGTGAAAGTCGCCGACGCGATGCTGGCACAAGGCGTGATTTGATAAGCAGGCCGGGTAACAGCGAAAAGGCGTTATCCGGCCGGAGACGCCGCGTCACCGCCAGCCTCTGCTGCTGGCGGGCGTTTTTTCCCCCGGCCTTTGGCAAACGGTTTTTTCTTCTCACCGCCCGGTGCCACCAGCCCACGGAACTGACGCACCGGCGTGTTACGCGCCTGGTGAATCAGCTCGTGCAGCGTACCGACCAGCGGCTGCATAAAGTCCTGATAACGGCACTCTTTCTCACTGATTTGCGTCAGCACCGACTCCCAGTGCGCGGTCATATCGGGGCGCGCCGCCATCTCCGGCAGTGAGTGAATCAACGCCCGGCCCGGTTCGGTCGAGTGGATGTAGCGCCCTTTCTTCACCAGAAAACTGCGCTTAAACAGCAGTTCGATAATACCGGCGCGCGTTGCCTCGGTGCCCAGACCATCGGTAGCACGCAGAATTTTTTTCAGTTCTTTGTCCTGCACGAACCGCGCAATCCCGGTCATCGCCGACAGCAAGGTGGCATCGGTAAAGTGGCGTGGCGGTTGAGTCTGGCGCGCGACCACTTCGCCTTTTTCGCACAGCAATTCGTCGCCTTTTGCCACCACCGGCAATGGTGTGCCATCGTTTTCTTCATCACGCTCTTTCGAACCAAGCAGCGTGCGCCATCCGGCCTCCGCCAGAAAACGCGCTTTGGCGATAAACTTGCCGTTGGCGATATCAAGATCGATCTGGCATTTGCGAAACACCGCATCCGGACAAAATTGCATTAAATACTGGCGAGCGATCAGGTTATAAACATTGGCTTCGTTATCGCTGAGATTGACCTTCGAGGCACGGGCCGTTGGGATAATCGCATGGTGCGCATCAACTTTTTTATCGTCCCAGCAGCGGTTGCGCGTGTCCGGGTTCACCACCGGCTGCGGCAACAGATCCGGGGCATGCGCGCCAATCGCATTCATCACCGCATGTCGCCCGGCGAAGTGCTCTTCTGGTAAATAGCGGCAATCAGAACGCGGATAGGTGATCAACTTGTGGGTTTCGTAGAGTTTCTGGCAAATATCGAGCACATTCTGCGCACTAAGACCATAACGTTTTGCCGCTTCAATTTGCAGTGCGGAAAGCGAAAACGGCAGCGGCGCGAGTTCTGATTCCCGTTTATCGTTATAGGCCGTCACCAGCGCGGGTTGGCCGCTAATGCGGTTCACCACATGCTCCGCCAGCGGGCGATGCAACAGGCGCCCTTCATCGTCCTGATAAGGCTCACACGCCTCGCTCGGCTGCCACAGGGCGGTAAAGCGCTCCCCGGCAGGCGTGACGATATGCGCTTTCACCTCAAAGAAATCTTTCGCCACGAAGTTCTCAATCTCTTCGTCGCGACGCACCACCAGCCCCAGCACCGGCGTCTGCACGCGCCCCACAGAGAGTACGCCCTGATAACCGGCGTTGCGCCCCAGCAGCGTATACGCGCGGGTCATATTAATGCCGTAGAGCCAGTCGGCACGGGCGCGCGCCAGCGCCGACACGCACAACGGAATAAATTCGCTATTCGCTCGCAGGCGTTCAATTGCCCGCTCCACCGCCTGCGGATTGAGATCGTTAATCAGGCAGCGTTGCACCTGCTGGCGTTTTTCGGCGGGCAGTTGCAGATAATCAATTACTTCATCAACCAGCAACTGCCCTTCACGATCCGGGTCACCGGCATGCACCACCTGTTCGGCATCGGCGAGCAGGCGTTTGATAACATTGATTTGCTTGAGCACCGACGGGCGCGGCTGCAACTGCCATTTTTCCGGCACTATCGGAAGATCGGCCAGATTCCAGCGCGCATAGCGGCTGTCATAGGCATCCGGCTGTGCCTGCTCAAGCAGGTGACCAATGCACCAGGTCACCACCTGACCATTACCGCACTCAATATAGCCGTCGCCTTTGCGATGCGGCTTCGGCAGCACATCGGCAATGGCACGCGCCAGACTGGGCTTTTCGGCAATAAATAACCGCATAGGATTAACGGATCTCAATCATCGGGCGACCGCCGCGCGCGCTAACCAGCTCACCAATCGCGCTCAGTTGAATTCCGTATTCCGCCGCCGTGGCTTTGACTTCCTCTTCCGAACCCGGTGCCACCGCCAGCAGCAAGCCGCCGGACGTTTGCGGATCGCACAGCAAATCGCGCACCGCCATCGGCATTTCGCCCATCAGGTGACCATAGCTGGCGAAGTTACGCTGCGTACCGCCCGGCACTGCGCCCTGCGCAATGTACTCTTCTACGCCCGGTAATTTCGGCACATCCTGATACCAGACTTGTGCCTGCACGCCCGCGCCCTGACACATTTCACTCAGGTGGCCGAGCAGGCCAAAGCCGGTGACATCGGTCATCGCTTTTACGCCGTCGATCCCGGCAAAAGCGGCACCGGCAAGGTTCATGCGGCACATCACTTCTGTTGCCAGACCAACGTGTTCCGGTTTAAGCAGCGATTTTTTTTCCGCCGTGGTTAATACGCCAATGCCCAGCGGCTTGGTGAGGAACAGTTTGCAGCCAGCCTGGGCGGTGCTGTTTTTCTTCACGCGTTCGGTTGGCACCACACCGGTCACGGCAAGGCCAAAAATCGGCTCCGGCGCGTCAATTGAGTGACCACCCGCCAGGGCAATCCCCGCCTGCTGGCAGGCAAAACGCCCACCATCGATCACCTCACGCGCAATTTCCGGCGCCAGTTTGTCGAGTGGCCAGCCCAGAATAGCAATCGCCATAATCGGTTTGCCGCCCATCGCGAAAACATCGCTAATGGCGTTGGTCGCAGCAATGCGGCCAAAGTCGAAGGGGTTATCGACAATCGGCATAAAGAAGTCGGTGGTGCTGATAATGCAGGTACCGTTACCCAAATCGTAAACGGCGGCGTCATCACGCGTTTCGTTGCCGACAAGCAGGTTCGGGTCGAGAAACTTCGCCTGCTCGCTATGCAGAATGGTATCCAGCACTTTGGGGGAAATTTTACAACCGCAACCGGCTCCGTGGCTGTATTGCGTTAAACGAATGGCTTGCTCGCTCATGGACATCTCCTGTCATTGCAATCGCGCTATGGTAGCGCCCAAATGCTGAGCTGGTAAGTCTGGCAATCTGAATTCGCGCGTTATTGCTCATTAAGCAAACGAAACAGACATAACCTGCGATGATTTTTTGCTCGCAAACATCATCTCAATAACTACATCGGCCATTTTGCGAGTTACCGCAATGTTCTTTTTGGCATTTCATGACAGAAATATGACAGCAGCCACTGAGGGCTACGGACGATTTTTTACACAAAGGAACCGCTCATGAAAAAAAATATCATCGCGTTTTGTCTTGCTAGTTTGCTCTCTACCAGCGCTTTTGCTCTGGTTCCATCCGGGAATGACGCCACCACCAAACCTGATCTTTACTACCTGAAAAATGCGCAGGCGATTGATAGCCTGGCGTTGTTACCACCGCCGCCGGAAGTCGGTAGCATCGCGTTTTTAAACGATCAGGCAATGTACGAACAGGGCCGCTTGCTGCGTAACACCGAACGCGGCAAACAGGCAGCGGAAGACGCTAACCTGAGCAGCGGCGGCGTGGCAAACGCCTTCTCCGGCGCATTTGGCTCACCCATCACCGAGAAAGACTCCCCGCAGTTGCATAAACTGTTGACCAATATGATCGAAGATGCAGGCGATCTGGCAACGCGCGGCGCGAAGCAAAAATATATGCGTATCCGCCCGTTTGCCTTCTACGGCGTACCGACCTGCAACACCAAGGAGCAGGATTCACTGGCGAAAAACGGCTCTTATCCGTCCGGTCATACCTCGATCGGTTGGGCGACTGCACTGGTACTGGCAGAGATTAATCCACAGCGTCAGGATCAGATCCTCAAACGCGGCTACGATCTGGGTCAAAGCCGGGTGATCTGTGGCTACCACTGGCAAAGTGATGTGGACGCGGCGCGCATTGTCGGTTCTGCTGTCGTTGCCACTTTGCATACCAACCCGGCGTTCCAGCAACAGTTGCAGAAAGCCAAAGATGAGTTTGCCGCCCAGCGTAAATAAATAGCGCGCCCGGATGGGCAAGCTTTCGCTGTGATCCTTTCGCGTTGTTATCGGCGAAAGCAGACTAGACGTTAAAAGAAAACGGCTGCGGCAGAATTGTCGCAGCCGTCAGAGATAAGGCGAAGCTTAGAAACGTGTCACGAACGGCGTGGTATCCGGTACGGTGACAGTGGTTGAGGCTTTCAATTGCGGTGTACCCAGATACAAAAAGCCGACAATTTTATCCTGTTCGCGGCAGTCAAACGCCTGGCGAACCACCGGGCTGTCGGTCAGCGGGCCTGTGCGCCAGATCCCGTTAAACCCCTGCGCCAGCGCCGCCATCTGCATTGCCATTACCGCGCAGCCAGCAGAGAGCACTTGCTCCCACTGCGGGACTTTATGGTGAACGTCGCATTTCGCCACCACCGCAATGATCAACGGCGCGCGAAAAGGCGATGTACGTGCTTTTTCGATACCTTTTTCATCCTGGCCTGCGGCAACCGCTGCCTGCTCCAGCGTCTGACTGAAACGTTCGCGCCCTTCCCCTTCGATGACAAAAAAATGCCACGGCTGCAGCGTACCGTGATCCGGCGCGCGCATGCCCGCACGCAAAATATTATCCAGTTGTTCACCTGCCGGGGCCGGTTCTGCCAGCCGGGATGCGCTACGACGATTGACGAGCAGCTCAAGTGCGTCCATTAGTTAAACTCCTGTATTGAAATTTGTTCACAAAATTAACACGGGCATAGAAATTGTTACAGCGCCGAAGGCGATTCCTGCTGACAAGTGGCGGCGGGGTAATTAGGATAACCACACTTTGCCGCTCGGGCAGCGGTGGTCGTTAACTACCAGGGAGAATACATGCGAACCCTTTGGCGTATTATTGCCGGTTTTTTCAAGTGGAGCTGGCGATTGCTGAACTTTATCCGCAAGCTGGTGCTGAATCTTTTCTTTATTTTGTTGGTGCTGGTTGTCGCTGGCGTGTGGATGCAAATGAGCGACAGTAAAACCAGCAGCAACAGTCGAGGCGCATTGCTGCTGGATATTTCCGGCGTGGTGGTGGACAAAACCTCCGCCAGTAGCCGACTTGGCGCACTGGGTCGCCAGTTGTTTGGTGCCAGTTCCGATCGCCTGCAGGAAAACTCATTGTTTGACATCGTCGACACCATTCGCCAGGCGCAGCATGACCGGAATATCACCGGGATTGTGATGGATCTGAAAAATTTTGCCGGTGCCGATCAACCGTCGATGCAATATATCGGCAAAGCGCTGCGCGAGTTCCGCGACAGCGGTAAGCCGGTTTATGCCGTGGGCGATAACTACAGTCAGGGCCAGTATTACCTTGCCAGCTTCGCCAACAAGATCTGGCTGTCGCCGCAGGGCGTGGTTGATCTGCACGGCTTTGCCACCAACGGCCTTTACTACAAATCGCTGCTTGATAAGCTAAAAGTCACCACCCACGTATTCCGCGTCGGCACCTATAAATCCGCCGTTGAGCCGTTTATTCGCGATGATATGTCCCCGGCAGCCCGCGATGCAGATAGCCGCTGGATTAATGAGCTGTGGCAGAACTACCTCAACACCGTTGCCGCTAACCGCCAAATCACCGTGCAGCAAGTTTTCCCTGGCGCACAAGCGATGCTGGATGGCCTGCGTAAAGTGGATGGCGACACGGCGAAATACGCGCTTGACAACAAACTGGTGGATGAACTGGGTTCCGCCACCGATGCGGAAAAAGCCATGGTTAAACAGTTTGGCTGGAGCACGGAGGATAAGAACTTCCGCGCGGTCAGCATGTATGATTACCAGGCGAAAAAACCGAGCGATGTTGGCGATACCGTGGCGGTAATTTTCGCTAACGGCGCGATCATGGATGGCGAGGAGACGCCGGGGAATGTAGGCGGCGATACCACTGCCGCGCAGATCCGCGATGCACGTCTGGATCCGAAAGTGAAAGCCATTGTACTACGTGTCAACAGCCCTGGCGGCAGCGTTAGCGCATCGGAAGTTATCCGCTCCGAGCTGGCGGCAGCCCGCGCGGCAGGTAAACCGGTAGTGGTTTCGATGGGCGGCATGGCGGCCTCAGGCGGTTACTGGATCTCAACACCGGCGAATTACATTGTTGCCAGTGCCAGCACGCTGACCGGCTCGATTGGTATCTTCGGTGTTATCAACACGCTGGAAAACAGCCTCGACAGTATCGGCGTACATACTGATGGCGTAGCAACCTCGCCGCTGGCAGATGTCAGCATGACCAAAGCGCTGCCGGACGAAGTTTCGCAAATGATGCAGTTGAGTATCGAGAATGGCTACAAACGCTTTATCACGCTGGTGGCGCAGTCGCGCAACAGCACGCCTGAGCAGGTTGATAAAATCGCCCAGGGTCACGTCTGGACCGGCCAGGATGCGAAAAATAACGGGCTGGTCGATGCGTTGGGCGATTTCGACGACGCGCTGGCGAAAGCGGCTGAGCTTGCGAAACTGAAACAGTGGCATATCGATTACTACGAGGAAGAGCCGACATTCTTTGATCGTGTAATGGATAGCATGTCCGGTTCGGTCAGCGCCATGCTGCCAAAAGCATTGCAGGCATACCTGCCCGCGCCGCTGGCGAGCGCGGCGCTGGAAATGAAAGCTGAAACTGACAAACTGGCGGTGTTTAACGATCCACAAAATCGTTATGCGCTCTGTCTGAATTGCGCCAATATCCGCTAAAATCACCTGACCACGTCCCCTCCACCGGAGGGGATTTTTTTGATGAAGCCAGAATATAACTATGCAAAAAAAATCCATTTACGTTGCCTACACGGGCGGTACTATCGGTATGCAACGCTCAGAACACGGCTATGTGCCGGTTTCCGGTCACCTGCAACGTCAACTGGCGCTGATGCCTGAATTCCATCGCCCGGAGATGCCTGATTTCACCATCCATGAATATGAGCCGCTGATGGATTCGTCCGATATGACACCGGAAGACTGGCAACATATTGCAGACGATGTGAAAGCGCACTATGACGATTACGATGGTTTTGTCATTCTGCATGGTACAGACACGATGGCCTACACCGCGTCGGCACTGTCGTTTATGCTGGAAAACTTAGGCAAACCGGTCATTGTGACAGGGTCACAAATCCCGCTCGCCGAACTGCGTTCTGATGGCCAAATCAACCTGCTTAATGCGTTATATGTGGCGGCCAATTTCCCGATTAACGAAGTGACGCTGTTCTTCAATAACCGTCTGTATCGCGGCAACCGCACCACCAAAGCGCACGCTGATGGTTTCGACGCGTTCGCTTCGCCTAACCTTGCGCCACTACTCGAAGCGGGTATCCATATTCGCCGTCTGGGCACGCCGCCCGCGCCGCATACCACGGGAGAGCTGGTTGTCCACCCGATTACTCCGCAGCCGATTGGCGTAGTGACGATTTATCCCGGCATTTCCGCCGATGTGGTGCGCAACTTCCTGCGCCAGCCGGTAAAAGCGCTGATACTGCGTTCTTACGGCGTAGGTAATGCGCCGCAAAACGGTGAGTTTCTGAAAGAGTTACAGGAAGCCAGCGCCCGCGGCATTGTCGTGGTCAACCTGACACAATGTATGTCCGGCAAGGTCAACATGGGCGGCTACGCCACCGGCAACGCCCTCGCCCATGCAGGTGTGATTGGCGGCGCAGACATGACAGTGGAAGCGACGCTGACAAAACTTCACTATCTGTTAAGCCAGGATCTGGACGCTGATGCCATTCGCACAGCCATGACACAAAACCTGCGCGGTGAACTGACGCCGGATGAATGAGGAGGCTCGAATGACGCAACGCGCACTGCTGCTGGTCGATATTCAGAATGATTTCTGCGCTGGCGGCGCGCTGGCTGTGACGGAAGGTGACAGCACAGTTGATGTTGCTAACGCCATGATTACGTGGTGTAAAACACGCAGCAATGCCATCGTGGCAAGCCAAGACTGGCACCCGGCCGGACATGGCAGTTTCGCCAGTCAGCACCACGTCGCGCCGTTCACGACTGGCGAACTGGCGGGATTAGCCCAAACGTTTTGGCCCGATCACTGTGTACAAAACAGCGAGGGCGCGGCGCTACATCCGTTGCTAAACCAGAAAGCCATTGACGCGGTGTTTTACAAAGGCGAAAACCCGCTGATTGATAGTTACAGCGCATTTTTCGATAACGGCCACCGTCAGGAAACCGCCCTGCACAACTGGTTGCTGCAGCACGGCATCCGCGAACTGGTAATACTCGGTTTAGCCACCGATTATTGCGTGAAATTTACCGTGCTGGACGCGCTACAACTTGGATATGAGGTGAATGTCATTACCGACGGTTGCCGTGGCGTGAACCTGAATCCGCAGGACAGCACGCAGGCGTTTATGGAGATGTCAGCGGCTGGCGCGACGCTCTATACGCTCGCGGACTGGCAGGAAACGCACGCCTGATGATGCCCCTGCCGGATGGCGTTGCGCCTCCGGCATGGCGACTTACGATTTAAACGTCGCGATCGGCTTTGGCGAAATGCCAAAATCCTCTTTTAATTGCTGCTTACTTTTCATCACCATCTGGCCGTTGGTATCAATGGTCATGTGCTGCGCCTGCGTGTTATTACGCGCCTGCCACAGCATCACTAGTTGCAGGCTGTTCTCTTTTTGCTCTGGTGTCAGCGCAACGCCATCCGGCCATTTACCTAACTCAACGGCAGTAGCCAGCCGCTGGTAGATCTCTGGCGTCATGCTGTTAACGATTTGATCAAGATTCATCTTGAAAACTCCGTGGAATAATTGCTGAATCGTTTTTTCAACCCTGAGAACGATCGCCATTTTCGTCGTCGGTAAAGCTCAGGGAAGCAGAGTTGACGCAATACCTTTCTCCAGTCGGTTGCGGGCCATCCGGGAAGACGTGCCCCAAGTGCGCATCACATTTTCCACAGCGGATTTCCACACGCTGCATGCCATGCGAATAATCGTTGATATAGCGAATAGCGTCTTCGCTCACCGGCTCAAAGAAACTTGGCCAGCCGCAGCCAGAATCATACTTGGTTTGCGAATTGAATAGCGCGGCGTCACACACCAGACAGTGATAAATCCCGTCGCGTTTGTTATGCAGAAAACGCCCGGTGAACGGCGGCTCAGTGCCGTGGTTCTGCGTCACGTAAAACTGCATTTCAGTCAGTGTTTTTTTCAGGTCGTCTTCAGAAGAATTATGCGCCATTTGCTCACGCCTCACGGTAAAAACTCGACAACTTTTCAGCCTGATTCTAACAAAACATTAACACTGCGGCGTTAACTTTTGTTCTAAACTTATTTGTTGCGGTAAAGCAGCCGGTGAATTGTGATTAATCTCACATTTTTATCCTATCTGACCTTTAAAATTCCAGGCGGCGCCCCTATATGGGGAGCATGCTCAAAGGAAGAGTGAGGCGAGTCAGTCGAACAAAGGTTATGCGGAGGATTGATTTGTCGCAATGATTGACACGAT
This genomic interval from Kosakonia sacchari SP1 contains the following:
- a CDS encoding YeaC family protein; amino-acid sequence: MNLDQIVNSMTPEIYQRLATAVELGKWPDGVALTPEQKENSLQLVMLWQARNNTQAQHMTIDTNGQMVMKSKQQLKEDFGISPKPIATFKS
- the msrB gene encoding peptide-methionine (R)-S-oxide reductase MsrB → MAHNSSEDDLKKTLTEMQFYVTQNHGTEPPFTGRFLHNKRDGIYHCLVCDAALFNSQTKYDSGCGWPSFFEPVSEDAIRYINDYSHGMQRVEIRCGKCDAHLGHVFPDGPQPTGERYCVNSASLSFTDDENGDRSQG